A single Myxococcales bacterium DNA region contains:
- a CDS encoding TonB-dependent receptor, with protein sequence MKYLSRTTESRRGWAQHPPTGPWRAKLSRLCVASLTVALSSAVVTKPAPAQAQESDASLSLVDLLEMRLVESSTLKAQAAEDAPSSVAVITHREIMERGYRTIKDVLVDVAGVIDVSDVNEEVVSIRGTFATTSNKTLTLVNGHRMNDMELARYNMDQFIGLDVVERIEVIRGPGSAIHGTGAMNGVINIVTRKGADIGGRTAKLRLGPNSREYVFTIGEKLGNADMLFNFTMYDASGQSIDFPANYDRAPNPMEFPRANPAAVPTPGSVFLRRHPHNWAGLFVLRTDNEVLTMRGSHFVRATPRGRDGFYNPETEPFPPRYTMDDFFVDYARTFNISPAQRLVVQPMVHYYRYQEMSFLRFGAEDIPPLGDRSGVLDEHTVGGIRAYHTWDILPNLNLTSGMDGRVARWLRQDGIAIDQASQTYTLRRFGAHARDLTYTYGFFTQGIYSLLGDKLVFTGGLRFDLFEQGLWAIDGEPPAPKLTPRLGVVYKPIEGLSFKALYAQSYLAPNVFHLSSADPNFVGNPDLHSEKMDAFELIGAYRRGKYTVSADLYYNKASDFINQVNGVYQNTGQADYYGGDLATEARINRFATLRASYSQIRSTDSTSEGNLIMGNNGRIRSIPRHNFRFGASSSPIEGLTLTLFGRGAGTTYINQSIDGATELDPYVTFDATIRYLWRSFTFQLYGTNIFGSKYRVADAGPGQPLPRLQQYFEASVAYNF encoded by the coding sequence ATGAAATACCTGTCGAGAACAACTGAATCGAGAAGAGGATGGGCGCAGCACCCGCCCACGGGCCCCTGGCGGGCCAAGCTGTCCCGGCTCTGCGTGGCGAGCTTGACGGTTGCGCTGTCTTCCGCCGTGGTCACGAAGCCGGCCCCCGCGCAAGCCCAAGAGAGCGACGCCTCGCTTTCGCTCGTCGACCTCTTGGAGATGCGCCTCGTCGAGTCCTCGACCCTCAAGGCGCAGGCGGCCGAGGATGCCCCTTCGTCCGTGGCCGTCATCACCCACCGGGAGATCATGGAGCGGGGCTACCGCACCATCAAAGACGTGCTCGTGGACGTCGCCGGCGTCATCGACGTCTCTGACGTCAACGAAGAGGTCGTCAGCATTCGCGGCACGTTCGCCACCACCTCGAACAAGACGCTGACGCTGGTCAACGGTCACCGCATGAATGACATGGAGCTGGCCCGCTACAACATGGACCAGTTCATCGGCCTCGATGTGGTCGAGCGCATCGAAGTCATTCGTGGCCCTGGATCGGCGATTCACGGCACGGGCGCCATGAACGGCGTCATCAACATCGTGACCCGCAAGGGCGCCGACATCGGCGGAAGGACCGCGAAGCTCAGGCTCGGGCCAAACTCGCGCGAGTACGTGTTTACGATCGGAGAGAAGCTCGGCAACGCCGACATGCTCTTCAACTTCACCATGTACGACGCCAGCGGCCAGAGCATCGACTTCCCGGCCAACTACGACAGGGCCCCCAACCCCATGGAGTTTCCGCGGGCAAACCCCGCCGCCGTGCCGACGCCTGGCTCTGTCTTTCTGCGTCGCCATCCCCACAACTGGGCCGGCCTCTTCGTGCTCCGTACCGACAACGAGGTGCTCACGATGCGGGGCTCTCACTTCGTGCGGGCCACACCGCGGGGCCGCGACGGCTTCTACAATCCCGAGACCGAGCCCTTTCCGCCCCGGTACACGATGGACGACTTCTTCGTGGACTACGCGCGCACCTTCAACATCTCTCCGGCGCAGCGCTTGGTGGTCCAGCCGATGGTGCACTACTACCGCTACCAGGAGATGTCGTTTCTCCGGTTCGGAGCTGAAGACATTCCCCCACTCGGAGACCGCTCCGGCGTTCTCGACGAGCACACGGTGGGTGGCATTCGCGCCTATCACACCTGGGACATCCTCCCCAACTTGAACCTCACGTCCGGCATGGACGGCCGCGTGGCCCGCTGGCTGCGCCAGGACGGCATCGCCATCGACCAGGCAAGCCAGACGTACACGCTCAGGCGTTTCGGCGCCCACGCTCGCGACCTGACCTACACTTACGGCTTCTTTACCCAGGGCATCTATTCGTTACTTGGTGACAAACTGGTGTTTACGGGTGGCCTTCGTTTCGATCTGTTCGAGCAAGGGCTCTGGGCGATCGATGGGGAACCCCCTGCACCCAAGCTCACGCCTCGGTTGGGCGTGGTGTACAAACCCATCGAAGGCCTATCCTTCAAGGCACTCTACGCACAGTCCTACCTCGCCCCGAACGTGTTCCATCTGAGCTCGGCCGATCCGAACTTCGTGGGCAACCCCGATCTTCACTCGGAGAAGATGGACGCCTTCGAGCTCATTGGCGCCTATCGCAGAGGCAAGTACACCGTGAGCGCTGATCTTTACTACAACAAGGCCAGTGACTTCATTAACCAGGTCAACGGCGTTTATCAGAACACCGGTCAGGCCGACTACTACGGTGGTGATCTTGCGACCGAGGCACGCATCAACCGCTTCGCGACGTTGCGCGCGAGCTACAGCCAGATCCGCTCGACCGACAGCACCAGTGAGGGGAATCTCATCATGGGAAACAACGGTCGCATCCGATCCATCCCCCGGCATAACTTCCGCTTCGGCGCCAGCTCGTCACCCATCGAAGGGCTGACCCTGACGCTGTTCGGACGCGGTGCGGGCACGACGTACATCAACCAATCGATCGATGGGGCCACCGAGCTCGATCCGTACGTCACCTTCGACGCCACGATTCGCTACCTGTGGCGGAGCTTCACGTTCCAGCTTTACGGCACGAACATCTTTGGAAGCAAGTACCGCGTGGCCGATGCCGGCCCCGGGCAGCCGCTGCCCCGGCTTCAGCAGTACTTCGAGGCGTCTGTCGCCTACAACTTCTAG
- a CDS encoding DUF4920 domain-containing protein has translation MNRISKTSVLFWAVVALGCRRISAPDAPSPSSTTGAAAANVSLHGASLTGAPAVSLAALLADPLPHAGKTVGLEGAVRQACTNKGCWMELAAAPKGPGVRVRFKDYGFFVPTNSAGAMAKVEGEVKVAELSEGEAAHWASEGAQIPRGPDGKAREVQLIATGVELRRP, from the coding sequence ATGAACCGGATATCGAAAACGAGCGTGCTGTTTTGGGCAGTGGTTGCACTCGGGTGCAGGCGAATTTCTGCCCCGGACGCCCCCTCTCCCTCCTCGACGACAGGCGCGGCGGCCGCGAACGTCAGTCTGCACGGCGCGTCCCTCACTGGAGCACCGGCCGTATCGCTTGCAGCCTTGCTGGCGGATCCGCTGCCCCACGCAGGAAAGACGGTTGGTCTCGAGGGAGCTGTGCGGCAGGCCTGTACGAACAAGGGCTGTTGGATGGAGCTTGCCGCCGCGCCGAAGGGGCCGGGCGTGCGGGTGCGCTTCAAGGATTACGGCTTCTTCGTGCCCACCAATTCCGCCGGGGCGATGGCAAAGGTGGAAGGTGAGGTGAAAGTGGCGGAGCTCAGCGAAGGGGAGGCGGCACACTGGGCGTCTGAGGGCGCACAGATTCCCCGCGGGCCGGATGGCAAGGCGCGCGAAGTCCAGCTCATCGCCACGGGGGTCGAACTGCGGCGGCCGTGA
- a CDS encoding 1-acyl-sn-glycerol-3-phosphate acyltransferase codes for MSKVPELNLAAAWRLPWRLGGLAAQCWTLRRARAEGPPQSAAALRAVAAQVQHTARGLCTAHGLEVTRGGAMPEGPVIMVANHVSYVDTLVLPSLTPSTCIAKREVAAWPGVGHVAERLGILFVNRGDAHSGALVLRRARRALQAGVTVIAYPEGTTTAGDRLLPFHRGVFGLARLMNVPVLPVSIEYADPRIAWVGEASFLRHYLTTVGATRKTSVTVRLGPLLPPAAFGSAHALAQAARQVIARSLWASV; via the coding sequence ATGAGCAAAGTCCCCGAGCTGAATCTGGCAGCAGCGTGGCGTTTGCCCTGGAGGCTTGGTGGCCTCGCGGCCCAGTGCTGGACGCTGCGCCGCGCGCGTGCCGAAGGCCCTCCCCAAAGCGCCGCCGCTTTGCGGGCGGTGGCGGCGCAGGTCCAGCACACCGCGCGTGGCTTGTGCACCGCGCACGGCCTCGAGGTCACACGAGGCGGGGCGATGCCCGAGGGGCCCGTCATCATGGTGGCCAACCACGTCAGCTACGTCGACACGCTGGTGCTGCCCTCGCTCACGCCCAGCACCTGCATCGCCAAACGCGAGGTGGCCGCGTGGCCGGGAGTGGGTCACGTGGCCGAGCGCCTCGGCATCTTGTTCGTGAACCGGGGCGATGCCCACAGCGGTGCGCTCGTGTTGCGCCGCGCCCGGCGTGCCCTGCAGGCGGGCGTGACGGTCATCGCGTACCCCGAGGGTACGACCACGGCGGGCGACCGCTTATTGCCGTTTCACCGGGGCGTGTTCGGGCTCGCACGCCTGATGAACGTGCCCGTATTGCCCGTTTCCATCGAATATGCGGATCCCCGCATCGCCTGGGTGGGTGAAGCCTCGTTTCTGCGCCACTACCTCACCACCGTGGGGGCCACCCGCAAAACGTCCGTGACGGTGCGGCTCGGGCCGCTGTTGCCGCCCGCCGCCTTCGGCAGCGCCCACGCTCTCGCCCAGGCTGCGCGCCAGGTGATTGCACGCAGCTTGTGGGCCTCGGTCTAA
- the ilvD gene encoding dihydroxy-acid dehydratase — MPQKLNKWSRHLTETQSLPAAKAQLYAAGLKPEDMGKAQVGIASTGFESNPCNMHLNALAADVKKGVEAAGLVGWAFNTIGISDGITNGTSGMRHSLPSREIIADSIEAMCAGHFYDANISVVGCDKNMPGALIAMARLDRPSIMVYGGTIQAGLLRGRKLDIISAFEAYGQYLAKQIDETEMDEVIRHACPGPGACGGMYTANTMASAIETMGMTLPFSSSLPAVSPEKRQECLRVGAALRTCLEQDLTPRSLMTPLAFENAITMVIVLGGSTNAVIHLIAMARAAGVKLTLDDFKRLNDKIPVLADLRPSGKHSMEDLCQVGGVPGVQKLLLREGLLDGRGMTVTGKTLAENLEGVPELSEGQKIIFPLSSPVKADGHIRILRGNLAPDGAVAKITGKEGLHFRGPARVFNSEDETLAGVAGGAVKPGDVIVIRYEGPKGGPGMPEMLRITSAVMGAGLGKSCAMITDGRFSGGSHGFVIGHITPEAQEGGPLAFLADGDPIAIDAVANTIDVEVSPEEWARRQQGWTAPPLRVSRGALLKYVKLVKSASEGCVTDE, encoded by the coding sequence ATGCCCCAAAAACTCAACAAGTGGTCGCGACACCTCACGGAAACCCAGTCTCTTCCCGCGGCGAAGGCGCAGCTCTACGCGGCGGGCTTGAAGCCGGAAGACATGGGCAAGGCCCAGGTGGGCATTGCCAGCACGGGCTTCGAATCGAACCCCTGCAACATGCACCTCAACGCCTTGGCAGCCGACGTAAAAAAGGGCGTGGAGGCGGCCGGCCTCGTGGGGTGGGCGTTCAACACCATCGGCATCAGCGATGGCATCACGAACGGCACTTCCGGTATGCGGCACTCCCTGCCCTCGCGCGAGATCATCGCCGACTCGATCGAAGCCATGTGCGCCGGACACTTTTACGACGCCAACATCTCGGTGGTGGGCTGCGACAAGAACATGCCGGGGGCGCTCATCGCGATGGCCCGCTTGGATCGGCCGAGCATCATGGTCTACGGGGGCACGATACAGGCGGGGCTTTTGCGTGGGCGCAAGCTCGACATCATCTCGGCGTTCGAGGCGTACGGGCAGTATCTGGCCAAGCAGATCGACGAGACGGAGATGGACGAGGTGATTCGACATGCCTGCCCCGGTCCGGGGGCGTGCGGCGGCATGTACACGGCGAACACGATGGCTTCAGCCATCGAAACGATGGGCATGACCCTGCCCTTCAGCTCGTCCTTGCCGGCCGTGAGCCCCGAAAAGCGCCAGGAGTGCCTCCGCGTGGGCGCAGCCCTGAGGACGTGCCTGGAGCAAGACCTGACCCCACGCTCCCTCATGACCCCGCTGGCCTTCGAGAACGCGATCACGATGGTGATCGTGCTCGGGGGCTCGACCAACGCCGTGATTCACCTCATCGCCATGGCGCGTGCGGCCGGCGTGAAGCTGACGCTCGACGACTTCAAGCGCCTGAACGACAAGATCCCGGTGCTCGCTGACCTGCGCCCTTCGGGCAAACACTCCATGGAAGATCTTTGCCAGGTAGGGGGCGTGCCGGGCGTGCAGAAGTTGCTGCTGCGCGAGGGCTTGCTCGATGGCCGCGGCATGACGGTCACGGGAAAAACTTTGGCCGAGAACCTCGAAGGCGTGCCCGAGCTCAGCGAAGGGCAAAAAATCATTTTCCCCCTCTCGAGCCCCGTGAAAGCCGACGGCCACATCCGCATCCTGCGCGGCAATCTGGCGCCCGACGGGGCCGTGGCCAAAATTACCGGCAAGGAAGGGCTGCACTTTCGAGGGCCCGCCCGTGTGTTCAACTCCGAGGACGAAACCCTCGCCGGGGTGGCCGGAGGTGCCGTGAAACCCGGAGACGTCATCGTGATCCGTTACGAAGGCCCCAAAGGGGGCCCGGGCATGCCCGAGATGTTGCGCATCACCAGCGCCGTCATGGGCGCAGGCCTTGGCAAAAGCTGCGCCATGATCACCGACGGCCGCTTCAGCGGCGGTTCACATGGCTTCGTCATCGGTCACATCACCCCGGAGGCCCAGGAGGGGGGCCCGCTCGCGTTCCTTGCGGACGGCGATCCCATCGCCATCGACGCCGTGGCGAACACGATTGACGTCGAGGTGTCCCCCGAAGAGTGGGCCCGACGCCAGCAGGGGTGGACGGCGCCCCCTCTGCGTGTTTCGCGAGGGGCCCTGCTCAAGTACGTCAAGCTCGTGAAGAGCGCCTCCGAAGGCTGCGTCACCGACGAATAG
- a CDS encoding ABC transporter ATP-binding protein/permease: protein MLAALTVLASALPPAMAYVAKLIIDAVLAARDAGPTVAGVTDRVVDLVLLEVGLAVLVTVVERALALVRQLVGARIGVDINLRILRKALALELPQFENPEFYDKLTRARREASSRPLALVAENFQIIRQVLTLTGYASLLLSFAPWMFAVVLLAAVPAFVSETKFSAMAFRLRNWRSPDARRLNYLEYVLANDEHAKEVKLFGIGPALLARYETLAERFYQEDRALAVRRTGWAYVLSLLSTGAFYACYAVVVLATVAHQLTLGDMTLYLMAFRQGQQSFQGILSSLNGLYEHNLYMQNLFEYLAIPTALPHEEAPPPGVSEEGIRFEDVGFRYPDGRTWALRHVSVFIPKGQSLALVGENGAGKTTFIKLLTGLYRPTEGHVFLDGRDVRQWDPVALRQRVGVIFQDFNQYQFLLRENVGLGSIAHLEDAPRIGRAIDRGGARDFVEGLAQGLDTQLGRWFKDGAELSGGQWQKVALARAFMREEADILILDEPTAALDAEAEHAVFQRFRELAHGRTTIVISHRFPTVRMADHIVVLAGGTVAEEGTHEALLARNGRYAHLFSLQAAGYQ, encoded by the coding sequence ATGCTCGCGGCGCTCACGGTGCTCGCGTCGGCGCTGCCTCCGGCCATGGCCTACGTGGCCAAGCTCATTATCGACGCCGTATTGGCCGCCCGCGACGCAGGCCCCACGGTGGCCGGGGTCACGGACAGGGTGGTCGACCTCGTGCTCCTCGAAGTGGGCCTTGCGGTGCTGGTCACCGTGGTCGAGCGGGCTTTGGCGCTGGTACGGCAGCTCGTGGGGGCACGCATCGGGGTCGACATCAACCTGAGGATCTTGCGCAAGGCCCTGGCGCTCGAGCTGCCCCAATTCGAAAACCCCGAGTTTTACGACAAGCTCACGCGGGCGCGCCGCGAAGCCTCGTCCCGCCCACTGGCGTTGGTGGCGGAAAACTTCCAGATCATCCGCCAGGTGCTGACCCTCACGGGGTACGCCAGCTTGCTCCTGTCGTTTGCGCCCTGGATGTTCGCGGTGGTGCTCCTGGCCGCGGTGCCCGCCTTCGTCTCCGAAACGAAGTTTTCGGCCATGGCGTTCCGCCTGCGCAATTGGCGTTCGCCCGATGCACGGCGCCTCAACTATCTCGAGTATGTGCTGGCCAACGACGAACACGCCAAGGAGGTCAAGCTCTTCGGCATCGGTCCCGCGCTGCTCGCACGCTACGAAACGCTCGCCGAACGCTTTTACCAGGAAGACAGGGCCCTGGCCGTGCGGCGAACCGGATGGGCGTACGTGCTTTCACTGCTCAGCACGGGGGCGTTTTACGCTTGCTACGCGGTGGTGGTGTTGGCCACGGTGGCCCACCAGCTGACCCTCGGCGACATGACGCTTTACCTGATGGCGTTTCGGCAGGGGCAGCAATCTTTCCAGGGGATCTTGAGCTCGCTCAACGGGCTTTACGAGCACAACCTCTACATGCAGAACTTGTTCGAGTACCTGGCCATCCCCACGGCCCTCCCGCACGAAGAGGCGCCACCGCCCGGCGTGAGCGAAGAGGGCATCAGGTTCGAGGACGTGGGCTTTCGTTATCCGGATGGGCGCACCTGGGCGCTGCGGCACGTGAGCGTCTTCATCCCCAAGGGGCAGAGCCTGGCGCTGGTGGGAGAAAACGGCGCAGGGAAAACCACGTTCATCAAGCTCTTGACCGGCCTTTATCGCCCCACCGAAGGGCACGTGTTCCTCGATGGCCGCGACGTACGGCAGTGGGATCCCGTTGCGTTGAGGCAGCGCGTGGGGGTGATCTTCCAGGACTTCAACCAGTACCAATTCCTCCTGCGGGAGAACGTGGGCCTGGGCAGCATCGCCCACCTCGAAGACGCGCCTCGCATCGGCAGAGCCATCGATCGCGGCGGCGCCCGCGACTTCGTGGAAGGCCTGGCCCAGGGGCTCGATACGCAGCTTGGCCGCTGGTTCAAAGACGGTGCGGAGCTATCGGGGGGTCAATGGCAAAAGGTGGCGCTGGCCCGCGCGTTCATGCGCGAAGAGGCCGACATCCTGATCTTGGATGAACCCACGGCAGCGCTCGACGCCGAGGCGGAGCACGCCGTGTTTCAGCGCTTCCGCGAGCTGGCGCACGGGCGCACCACCATCGTCATCTCCCACCGCTTTCCCACGGTGCGCATGGCCGATCACATCGTGGTTCTGGCGGGGGGCACCGTGGCTGAAGAAGGCACCCACGAGGCCCTGTTGGCGCGCAACGGTCGTTACGCGCACCTCTTCAGTTTGCAAGCTGCGGGGTACCAGTAG
- a CDS encoding HAMP domain-containing protein produces the protein MRRERITSLRAKLVSTVFVIFAAVATSTMVVVGWMNFEASRRNLEETKRLLQYSIQVKGRGLAGNHALALRNLASDNAFSDVTAMVNRAVAEDDDVVYGMYVDKDGRPWAYVAPNVKEGEEIGDTWKALGFATGDAEDAADQSVKEAAKDLFGQRVQEYSARVVDDGETLGFIVYGISTRKLDLATERARVEARRELVSTLAVLAGLAIVSLLAGTLFIRRTAVKITKPLGILTEASKKIASGDYSVRCEVKSRDEIEVLGEAFNGMVSDLSESHRHLAELNHTLEQKVEARTAELSTRNRDMRLVLDNVTQGLVTLSKDGIVSSERSAVLESWFGKPAEGQTFWEYIGAASQDFAGWFKLSHDDLLEDIMPADLIVDQMPRRLTSWGRIYKFAYSLIMEDDGRRAGLLVVIDDITASEASARKEAEQREIMRLFEGVTADREGFLNAFAEASRLVEALRRAEDIPLSQVKAALHTLKGNSGILGFEVVAKLCHALEDEIEAERALPPPERINVIADRWEHLEDKMSGLTVKRGEIVEVPTGEYRALQDTLEHAPVNSDVRSMVASWSCEPLRKVFARFSVQAQKLAEKLGKGELDVRIEDHGVRADADEWGPLWSEFVHVVRNAVDHGLESVAEREAVGKTDPPTIWFESKLDQGDLIITCRDNGRGIDWEAVRTRAKSRGMASESQKDLIEALLSPSFSTRDTVTETSGRGVGMSAIRDLVRPRGGDVFVASQAGSGTLWTIRAPALRVLVEEHLRSSATLAVPQLGS, from the coding sequence ATGCGACGAGAGCGTATTACGAGTCTTCGAGCAAAGCTGGTCAGCACGGTCTTCGTGATCTTCGCCGCCGTAGCGACCAGCACGATGGTGGTGGTGGGCTGGATGAACTTCGAGGCTTCCCGGCGCAACCTGGAAGAGACGAAGCGGCTGCTCCAGTACAGCATCCAGGTCAAGGGACGTGGCCTGGCTGGCAACCACGCCTTGGCCTTGCGCAATCTCGCGAGCGACAACGCTTTTTCTGACGTGACGGCCATGGTGAATCGCGCCGTTGCGGAGGACGACGACGTTGTCTACGGCATGTACGTCGACAAGGACGGTCGCCCTTGGGCTTATGTGGCTCCCAATGTCAAGGAGGGCGAGGAGATTGGCGACACCTGGAAGGCCCTGGGCTTTGCCACCGGCGATGCAGAAGATGCCGCTGACCAGTCCGTCAAGGAGGCGGCCAAGGACCTGTTTGGACAGCGAGTGCAAGAATACTCCGCCCGCGTCGTGGACGACGGCGAGACTCTGGGATTCATCGTATATGGCATCAGTACGCGCAAGCTCGACCTCGCGACTGAGCGCGCGCGGGTGGAGGCCCGGCGCGAGCTGGTGTCAACTCTGGCCGTTTTGGCGGGACTGGCGATCGTTAGCTTGCTCGCGGGCACTCTGTTCATTCGTCGCACAGCCGTCAAGATTACCAAGCCGCTTGGCATTCTGACCGAAGCGTCCAAGAAGATCGCTTCCGGCGACTACAGCGTGCGCTGCGAGGTGAAGAGCCGGGACGAGATCGAGGTTCTCGGCGAGGCCTTCAACGGCATGGTGAGTGATCTTTCCGAATCCCACCGGCATCTCGCAGAGCTCAACCACACTCTCGAGCAAAAAGTCGAGGCCAGGACGGCAGAGCTATCGACGCGTAATCGAGATATGCGCCTCGTTCTCGACAACGTCACCCAGGGCCTTGTGACCCTGTCAAAAGACGGCATCGTCTCATCCGAGCGTTCAGCGGTTCTAGAGTCCTGGTTCGGAAAGCCCGCGGAAGGCCAAACGTTCTGGGAGTACATAGGCGCGGCGAGCCAGGACTTCGCAGGGTGGTTCAAGTTGTCCCACGACGACCTCTTGGAAGACATCATGCCCGCCGACCTGATCGTCGATCAGATGCCGCGACGGCTGACATCCTGGGGTCGCATCTACAAGTTTGCGTACTCTCTCATCATGGAAGACGACGGGCGCCGTGCGGGCCTCTTGGTCGTCATCGATGACATCACCGCCAGCGAGGCAAGCGCGCGCAAAGAAGCCGAGCAGCGTGAGATCATGCGACTCTTCGAAGGTGTCACGGCTGACCGCGAGGGGTTCCTCAACGCCTTTGCCGAAGCCTCACGTCTTGTGGAAGCCTTGAGACGAGCGGAAGACATTCCCTTGTCGCAAGTCAAGGCGGCACTTCACACCTTGAAAGGGAATTCGGGGATCCTCGGGTTCGAGGTGGTTGCGAAGCTTTGCCACGCCCTCGAAGACGAGATCGAAGCCGAGCGCGCGCTGCCTCCGCCCGAACGGATCAACGTGATCGCGGACCGCTGGGAGCACCTTGAAGACAAGATGAGCGGACTCACCGTCAAGCGGGGCGAGATCGTGGAGGTCCCGACGGGGGAGTACCGTGCCCTTCAAGATACGCTGGAGCACGCCCCTGTGAACTCGGACGTAAGGTCGATGGTGGCTTCGTGGAGTTGCGAGCCCCTGCGCAAGGTGTTTGCCCGCTTCTCGGTGCAGGCGCAAAAACTCGCAGAGAAGCTTGGCAAGGGAGAGCTCGACGTGAGGATCGAGGACCACGGGGTCAGAGCCGACGCCGACGAATGGGGCCCCCTGTGGAGCGAGTTCGTGCACGTGGTGCGGAATGCCGTGGACCACGGGCTCGAGTCTGTCGCCGAGCGCGAAGCCGTGGGCAAGACGGATCCGCCCACCATCTGGTTCGAGTCCAAGTTGGACCAGGGAGATCTCATCATCACGTGCCGCGACAACGGACGCGGTATCGACTGGGAAGCCGTCAGAACGCGTGCCAAAAGCCGCGGCATGGCCAGTGAGAGCCAAAAGGACCTCATCGAGGCACTTCTCAGCCCCTCCTTCTCGACGAGAGACACCGTGACTGAGACCTCAGGCCGTGGGGTAGGCATGTCGGCCATTCGGGATCTCGTGAGGCCGCGGGGAGGCGACGTCTTTGTGGCTAGCCAAGCCGGGAGCGGGACGCTTTGGACCATTCGCGCGCCGGCGCTACGCGTACTCGTCGAAGAACACCTGCGATCCTCGGCGACCCTGGCTGTCCCTCAGTTGGGTTCCTAA
- the hflX gene encoding GTPase HflX produces MKPPPDQTPSSPEPEARPRALLAAVQLTSVEDADFLDGLAELGRLATTLGFEVVGEVTQKRDALHAGTYFGSGKLAEIAALVEAKQATFVLTDHELSPSQARNLENAVDVDVMDRTAVILEIFHRHAHSRAARAQVEIVRLQYLAPRLREQGKGRDRQRGGIGGKGAGESSLELDRRKIRDRIAELTAELESLETEQQTRRARRREQNRVALVGYTNAGKSTLMRALTGSAVYVADKLFATLDTTVRTLHPETRPRVLLSDTVGFIDNLPHGLVSSFKTTLDEALEASLLLHVIDASDRGWRRQMDVTDRVLAEIGADDLPRLRVFNKIDRFASAEEQVQATQQFASRFPDAVIMSAYDPEDVRHLHEAIAGHFQRFLVEDELRVPYAAQHLRGPIYEACEVLSETYEADAVVFRLRGPAQTISSLQAAAKAPPRDAA; encoded by the coding sequence ATGAAGCCTCCCCCTGATCAGACGCCCTCGTCCCCAGAGCCCGAAGCACGCCCCCGCGCCCTCTTGGCGGCCGTGCAGTTGACCTCCGTGGAGGACGCCGACTTCCTCGATGGCCTGGCAGAGCTCGGCCGCCTGGCCACGACGCTTGGCTTCGAGGTGGTGGGCGAGGTCACCCAAAAGCGCGACGCCTTGCACGCCGGGACCTATTTCGGATCGGGCAAGTTGGCCGAGATCGCTGCCCTCGTCGAGGCCAAGCAGGCCACGTTCGTATTGACTGATCACGAGCTGTCGCCCTCACAGGCCCGCAACCTGGAAAACGCGGTGGACGTGGACGTGATGGATCGCACGGCGGTGATCCTCGAGATCTTCCACCGCCACGCCCACTCGCGGGCCGCCCGCGCGCAGGTGGAGATCGTGCGCCTGCAGTACCTGGCGCCGCGGCTGCGCGAGCAGGGCAAGGGGCGCGACCGGCAACGGGGAGGCATCGGCGGCAAAGGCGCGGGCGAATCCAGTCTGGAGCTGGATAGACGCAAGATTCGGGATCGCATCGCCGAGCTGACGGCCGAGCTCGAGAGCCTCGAAACGGAGCAACAAACGCGGCGCGCGCGGCGGCGGGAACAAAACCGGGTCGCGCTCGTGGGCTACACGAACGCGGGGAAATCCACGCTGATGCGCGCGCTCACCGGCAGCGCCGTCTACGTGGCCGACAAGCTCTTTGCCACGCTGGACACCACCGTGCGCACGCTGCACCCGGAGACGCGCCCGCGGGTTTTGCTCTCCGACACCGTGGGCTTCATCGACAACCTGCCGCACGGGCTCGTGTCGAGCTTCAAAACCACGCTCGACGAAGCGCTCGAGGCCTCCTTGCTGCTGCACGTGATCGACGCGTCGGACCGGGGGTGGCGACGCCAGATGGACGTGACGGATCGCGTGTTGGCCGAGATTGGCGCCGACGACCTGCCACGTCTGCGGGTGTTCAACAAAATTGATCGCTTCGCCTCGGCCGAAGAGCAGGTGCAGGCCACCCAGCAGTTTGCTTCGCGGTTCCCGGACGCGGTGATCATGTCCGCGTACGATCCCGAGGACGTGCGGCACTTGCACGAAGCCATCGCCGGTCACTTCCAGCGTTTTTTGGTCGAAGACGAGCTGCGCGTGCCTTATGCCGCCCAGCACCTGCGGGGGCCGATCTACGAGGCCTGCGAGGTGCTCTCCGAGACCTACGAAGCCGACGCGGTGGTGTTTCGCTTGCGGGGGCCGGCGCAGACGATCTCGTCGCTACAAGCCGCCGCAAAGGCCCCGCCCCGCGATGCGGCCTAG